The following are encoded together in the Pseudoalteromonas piscicida genome:
- a CDS encoding nicotinate phosphoribosyltransferase, which yields MTITAASMQKDVYKEFHSRAYHPEVTEVYANFTSRSGKLSNVANNDKVAFVGLQYFIKSYLQEEWQDFFAADKHTAVANHRRIMTAMLGYPVDVGYLEALHDLGYLPLRIKALPEGTLVPYQVPPITVVNTKSGFEWLTNMIETVLSCENWPIQTSATTSVAYLKVFREFAQKTGLPQEIVPFQGHDFSFRGMFGKHAAAMSGFGHLASGLVGTDTIPAVLFAEKYYGADVDKELVGCSVDATEHSVTCSWIQEGEIEFFQYLMREQSPTGILSVVSDTWDFWKLVTEYLPELKAEIMARDGTVVIRPDSGDPVKILTGYCVSPVSEYSELVDSQQQAQEMAMTDGFEAYRWQGNYYSVEPHPTQLQECEVKGLIECLWDTFGGTVTDKGFKLLDEHIGAIYGDAITLERQRQILQRLMDKGFASKVVLGIGSYSYQYVTRDTHGSAVKATSVVKNNQRVAIFKEPKTDSKKRSAKGLLKVERVNGELICKDNVTEEEEKQGLLEVVFEDGQLLKETTLSEIRALISTQIS from the coding sequence ATGACAATTACCGCAGCAAGTATGCAAAAAGACGTATATAAAGAATTTCACAGCCGCGCTTATCACCCGGAAGTAACAGAGGTTTATGCAAACTTTACCTCGCGTAGCGGCAAGTTAAGCAATGTTGCAAATAACGATAAAGTGGCTTTTGTGGGGCTGCAGTATTTTATCAAAAGTTACTTACAAGAAGAGTGGCAAGACTTTTTCGCAGCAGACAAGCACACCGCTGTGGCAAATCATAGACGGATCATGACAGCAATGTTGGGCTATCCTGTAGACGTGGGTTATCTCGAGGCGCTACACGACTTAGGCTATTTACCGCTGAGGATTAAAGCGCTGCCAGAAGGGACTTTAGTGCCGTATCAGGTACCGCCCATCACTGTGGTCAATACTAAGTCTGGATTTGAATGGCTAACCAATATGATTGAGACGGTATTAAGCTGCGAAAACTGGCCAATCCAAACGAGCGCTACCACCTCAGTTGCATATTTAAAAGTGTTCCGAGAATTTGCTCAAAAAACCGGTTTACCTCAGGAGATCGTGCCGTTTCAGGGTCATGATTTTAGTTTTCGCGGCATGTTTGGTAAGCACGCTGCGGCTATGAGTGGTTTCGGTCACCTTGCGTCTGGTCTTGTAGGGACGGATACCATCCCAGCAGTACTATTTGCTGAAAAGTACTATGGCGCGGATGTCGACAAAGAGCTGGTTGGCTGCTCAGTAGATGCAACCGAGCACTCTGTAACCTGTTCTTGGATCCAAGAGGGTGAAATCGAGTTTTTCCAATATTTGATGCGTGAGCAGTCACCGACTGGGATCCTCAGTGTGGTCTCTGATACTTGGGATTTTTGGAAGCTAGTCACTGAGTATTTGCCAGAATTAAAAGCAGAGATCATGGCTCGTGATGGCACTGTGGTGATCCGTCCAGACTCCGGAGATCCGGTGAAAATCTTGACTGGGTATTGTGTCTCACCAGTATCAGAATATAGCGAGTTGGTTGACTCTCAGCAGCAAGCGCAAGAAATGGCAATGACAGATGGCTTTGAAGCGTATCGTTGGCAGGGAAATTACTATTCAGTCGAACCACACCCAACGCAGCTGCAGGAGTGTGAAGTAAAAGGACTGATTGAATGTCTCTGGGATACCTTTGGTGGCACTGTGACTGATAAAGGCTTTAAATTGCTAGATGAGCATATTGGCGCAATATATGGCGATGCAATTACCCTTGAGCGTCAGCGTCAAATTCTACAGCGACTGATGGACAAAGGATTTGCGTCCAAAGTGGTGCTTGGCATTGGCTCATACAGCTACCAATATGTCACCCGCGATACCCATGGCTCTGCGGTAAAAGCAACCAGTGTGGTTAAAAACAACCAGCGTGTGGCAATTTTTAAAGAGCCAAAAACCGACAGCAAAAAGCGCTCAGCAAAGGGACTGCTCAAAGTAGAACGCGTAAATGGTGAGTTGATCTGCAAGGACAATGTGACCGAGGAAGAAGAAAAGCAAGGCTTGTTAGAAGTGGTGTTTGAAGATGGACAGCTACTAAAAGAAACCACCTTGAGTGAGATCAGAGCCTTGATCAGCACGCAAATTAGTTAG
- the prs gene encoding ribose-phosphate diphosphokinase, with product MKVTSYEFSGNKKDVKYEAFTFSGGEEHIRFKAFDFRDCEKVQITARVTNSSHIMRLLMAVDALKRLCLARTPIELVLPYFPYARQDRVCVSGEALGAKVMASLINQLALDKVTVWDAHSDVVPALLERVENVEQTTLISQCPALQQQLQCGALTLVSPDAGASKKTLKIAQHFGGEVEVIQAQKVRNLKTGEIVQTQVLGEVKGKDLLIVDDICDGGRTFTELAKVLKSQGANSIALYVTHGIFSQGLGVFSGLIDTVYTTNSCRDKGDLAEHHDVQLNMIEL from the coding sequence ATGAAAGTCACGAGTTATGAATTCTCTGGAAACAAAAAAGATGTTAAATATGAAGCATTTACCTTCTCAGGTGGGGAAGAGCATATTCGTTTCAAGGCCTTTGATTTCCGTGATTGCGAAAAAGTTCAAATCACAGCCAGAGTGACCAATTCTTCTCATATCATGCGTTTACTGATGGCGGTGGATGCATTGAAGCGACTTTGTTTGGCGCGGACGCCAATAGAATTAGTGTTACCCTATTTCCCCTACGCGCGCCAAGACAGGGTATGCGTATCGGGTGAGGCGCTAGGTGCAAAAGTGATGGCGTCACTTATCAATCAACTGGCGCTAGACAAAGTCACCGTGTGGGATGCACATAGCGACGTTGTACCTGCACTCCTTGAGCGAGTGGAGAATGTTGAGCAAACGACATTGATATCGCAATGTCCGGCTTTACAGCAACAGTTGCAGTGCGGTGCACTCACTTTAGTCTCACCAGATGCGGGAGCGAGTAAAAAAACACTAAAAATTGCGCAGCATTTTGGTGGTGAGGTTGAGGTTATCCAAGCACAAAAAGTACGTAACCTTAAAACGGGGGAGATTGTACAAACGCAGGTGCTTGGTGAGGTAAAGGGTAAAGATTTACTGATCGTTGATGATATTTGCGATGGTGGCAGAACCTTCACTGAACTTGCTAAGGTACTAAAATCACAAGGCGCTAACTCAATTGCGCTTTACGTAACACACGGTATTTTCTCTCAAGGATTAGGCGTTTTTAGTGGACTGATCGATACCGTTTACACGACTAATTCGTGCCGTGATAAAGGCGACTTAGCCGAGCACCACGATGTGCAACTCAACATGATTGAATTATAA
- a CDS encoding NUDIX hydrolase, protein MSPDYDLTQYQNPLFTVDSVLFTILQDSLKVLLVKRANAPFKGRWGLPGGFVDVELDDNTDMSALRKIKEKTSVAPQYLEQLQAFSGINRDPRGFSVTLVYYALISPQQVATQIDSVDDVRWVDLSEIPDLAVAFDHKHIIEKAKARLQQKALYSMIPVYCLPDQFTIGQLKTAIEAIIAKPIQRKSLVRRIEASNMFEALDEKVKSGGRLAQLYKLKPDVDIVHFERNLSLG, encoded by the coding sequence ATGAGCCCTGATTACGATTTAACCCAATACCAAAACCCACTGTTCACGGTAGACAGCGTGTTATTTACAATTTTGCAGGACAGCTTAAAAGTGCTGCTGGTGAAACGCGCTAACGCTCCCTTTAAAGGCCGCTGGGGATTACCTGGAGGGTTTGTTGATGTTGAGCTGGATGACAACACGGATATGAGCGCGCTACGTAAGATCAAAGAGAAAACCAGTGTTGCCCCACAATACCTTGAACAACTTCAGGCCTTTTCTGGGATCAACCGTGATCCGCGAGGCTTTAGTGTTACCTTGGTTTATTACGCCTTGATTTCACCTCAGCAAGTGGCAACGCAAATAGACTCGGTAGATGATGTGAGATGGGTGGATCTTAGCGAGATCCCAGATCTCGCCGTGGCTTTTGATCATAAGCATATTATTGAAAAGGCCAAGGCAAGACTGCAGCAAAAGGCGTTATATTCCATGATCCCGGTTTATTGTTTGCCTGATCAATTTACCATTGGACAACTCAAAACCGCCATCGAAGCCATTATCGCCAAACCCATTCAGCGCAAAAGCTTGGTAAGACGCATCGAAGCCTCAAATATGTTTGAAGCACTGGATGAAAAGGTCAAGTCAGGGGGACGGTTAGCACAGCTCTATAAGCTAAAGCCTGATGTCGATATTGTGCATTTTGAGCGAAATCTGAGCTTAGGATAA
- a CDS encoding LysR family transcriptional regulator: MLDDLRLFVEVSRRGSFAKAAEDLGIGAPTLSKRMLALEEKLGYPLLLRSARGLALTNHGQAVVDKMAESLLALQAQSEALSTLEASTFHLLCPQNLMIGPLYTALQSFQAQHPEIQLHVEPANSVALLSQKRFDLTVRVGELDDSSVYQKRLGQIAVRAVVAKEIATTQTLFLPFKASQLPATDEWRALLAQFSHVSYVGDITLVRKLVGSANGAGVLPMTEIAALAAQSQTAFSYIGDWQFTRSIYALWPNQRTPPTYTRDFIKLLQMRCQELDYLQGAVIAL; the protein is encoded by the coding sequence ATGCTAGATGACTTACGACTCTTTGTTGAGGTAAGCCGCCGAGGAAGTTTTGCGAAAGCGGCAGAAGACCTTGGCATAGGCGCGCCGACCTTATCTAAGCGGATGTTAGCGCTGGAAGAGAAACTAGGTTATCCACTCTTACTGCGTAGCGCCAGAGGACTTGCATTAACGAATCATGGTCAGGCGGTGGTGGATAAAATGGCGGAGTCTTTGCTCGCCTTGCAAGCGCAAAGTGAGGCGCTATCAACACTAGAAGCGTCCACTTTTCACCTGTTATGCCCGCAAAACTTAATGATTGGTCCTTTGTATACTGCGCTGCAATCGTTTCAGGCCCAGCATCCTGAGATCCAATTGCATGTGGAGCCTGCCAATAGCGTGGCCTTACTCAGCCAAAAGCGGTTTGATTTAACCGTGCGAGTTGGGGAGCTGGATGATTCAAGCGTCTATCAAAAACGGCTGGGGCAAATCGCGGTAAGAGCGGTGGTAGCCAAGGAGATTGCGACTACACAAACCTTGTTTTTGCCCTTTAAAGCATCGCAACTACCCGCAACCGATGAGTGGCGAGCACTATTGGCGCAGTTTAGTCACGTCTCTTATGTGGGTGATATTACCTTAGTGCGTAAACTGGTAGGCTCGGCTAACGGTGCTGGCGTATTACCGATGACAGAAATTGCAGCGTTGGCAGCACAATCTCAAACCGCATTTAGCTATATCGGTGACTGGCAATTTACTCGCAGCATCTACGCGCTTTGGCCAAATCAACGGACTCCACCGACTTACACCAGAGATTTTATTAAGTTACTGCAAATGCGGTGTCAGGAGCTCGATTATCTGCAAGGGGCAGTGATTGCTCTGTAA
- a CDS encoding DUF2798 domain-containing protein codes for MQKLIFTLLLSLCLSFMVSGWVTYINLGLVADFTTRWAHAFANAWPASFIAAYVLSAPVTAVTKRIMEKYHGQQPQ; via the coding sequence ATGCAAAAACTCATTTTTACATTACTGCTGTCATTGTGCCTGTCGTTTATGGTGTCTGGATGGGTCACGTACATCAATTTGGGATTAGTGGCAGACTTCACCACGCGATGGGCGCATGCCTTTGCTAATGCTTGGCCGGCCTCGTTCATCGCCGCCTATGTTTTATCAGCCCCAGTTACCGCCGTTACTAAACGCATTATGGAGAAATACCATGGCCAACAGCCACAATAA
- a CDS encoding putative quinol monooxygenase, with protein sequence MANSHNNVNVIAHITPKTERYQDCISAIQEILPATRAEAGCLRFELYESENRTQLTLVERFVDQAAFDFHHQQAYTKQVFTLYQGWLAKAVDITSLSPVR encoded by the coding sequence ATGGCCAACAGCCACAATAACGTCAACGTTATCGCCCATATCACACCTAAAACCGAGCGCTATCAAGATTGTATTTCCGCAATCCAAGAGATCTTGCCAGCCACTCGAGCAGAAGCAGGATGTTTACGCTTTGAACTTTATGAAAGTGAAAACCGCACCCAACTTACCTTAGTTGAGCGCTTCGTCGATCAAGCCGCGTTCGATTTTCATCACCAGCAAGCTTACACCAAACAGGTATTTACACTGTATCAAGGATGGTTGGCAAAAGCGGTGGATATTACCTCTTTATCGCCTGTAAGGTGA
- a CDS encoding DNA cytosine methyltransferase: MPTKKSYKVVDLYSGCGGFGLGAELAGFETFAAIDVDTTLQSSYKINFPNTRVLNADLSKTNSDTWKMIIGDERIDVVIGGPPCQGYSRMGHSDKNDPRRSLLGHFFRNVNLINPKLFVMENVEGLLDSKNVNELKVSLDILDNKYKVLTPFVVDASDYGAPTKRRRVIVVGYNPELVNECDISELIPKNIKRNTVKDAISDLAHPIKQSKDKQDLGWAQLDTKEPISSYAKAMRKKPRNGLGDNTALNRLMNNETSGFFETIHSKQVLERYAALKQGEVDKTSRGKRLDWQGLCPTLRAGTGSDKGSHQAVRPIHPEQNRVITVREAARLQGFPDWFIFHPTKWHSFRMIGNSVSPLMAKHILEVLKKKIKLQEAQNTKHLIG, from the coding sequence ATGCCTACTAAGAAAAGTTACAAAGTTGTTGATTTATATAGTGGTTGTGGTGGGTTCGGCTTAGGTGCTGAACTTGCTGGTTTTGAGACTTTCGCCGCAATAGATGTCGATACTACCTTACAATCATCTTACAAAATTAATTTCCCCAACACTAGAGTGTTAAATGCAGATTTATCGAAAACAAATTCTGACACTTGGAAAATGATTATAGGTGATGAAAGGATTGATGTCGTTATTGGTGGTCCGCCATGTCAAGGCTACAGTCGTATGGGGCATTCTGATAAAAATGATCCAAGGAGAAGCTTGTTAGGACACTTTTTTAGAAATGTAAATTTAATTAATCCCAAGCTTTTCGTAATGGAAAATGTAGAGGGCCTATTAGACTCAAAAAATGTCAATGAGCTTAAGGTTTCTTTAGATATATTAGATAATAAATACAAAGTGTTAACCCCTTTTGTTGTTGACGCCTCTGACTATGGGGCGCCAACTAAGAGAAGGCGTGTTATTGTTGTTGGCTACAACCCTGAGCTTGTAAATGAATGTGATATTTCTGAACTAATCCCTAAGAATATTAAAAGAAATACGGTTAAAGATGCCATTTCTGATTTAGCTCATCCAATCAAGCAAAGTAAAGATAAACAAGATTTAGGTTGGGCACAATTGGACACCAAAGAGCCAATATCTAGTTATGCAAAAGCAATGAGAAAAAAGCCTAGAAATGGGTTGGGTGATAATACAGCACTAAATCGTTTAATGAATAACGAAACTAGCGGTTTTTTTGAGACAATTCACTCTAAGCAAGTGTTAGAGAGATACGCAGCGTTAAAACAAGGAGAGGTAGATAAAACAAGCCGCGGTAAGAGGTTAGACTGGCAAGGGCTATGTCCTACACTAAGAGCTGGAACTGGTTCAGACAAAGGAAGTCATCAAGCTGTAAGACCGATTCACCCTGAGCAGAATAGAGTAATAACAGTTAGGGAAGCCGCTAGACTTCAGGGGTTCCCTGACTGGTTTATATTTCACCCAACTAAATGGCATAGCTTTAGGATGATAGGTAACAGTGTATCGCCACTTATGGCAAAGCACATACTAGAAGTGCTAAAGAAAAAAATAAAGTTACAGGAAGCACAAAATACTAAGCATCTAATTGGTTAA
- a CDS encoding ATP-binding protein, with translation MASNKQGNIANFTPTKRFFVDMLTRDIDLEDAILDLLDNCLDGVARSQKKNPDEINYQGYEVNISFDKKHFIIEDNCGGIPSDSAEYAFRMGRPSDAPDEKLATVGVYGIGMKRSIFKMGQYCEIETQHSVEDAFKVVIEESWLASDKDWEIPMQKTLSMDDVFGTKITIKKLHKSVSDEFSSKAFSTKLTNKVVYAYSYIINKGFSVKINGAKINPNPINLRYEDIETAGRSIQPYIYKATIDDVEVKLIVGFNAPLVTDEVVEQEKKSPTRKTENAGWTIVCNDRIVVYRDKTELTGWGTDFARYHTQFIGISGIVYFKSNYPEKLPITTTKRGIDTGSRLFLKIRKHIIEGTKIFIDYTNKWKGNELIKKSNERLQSSKEASPLEIIEKFQSNEDKWTKVQNRKDEIKFRPELPVPESVLEKAKKLSFSRKSEDIELVADYLSLDEGYTPTDVGEACFDFVYKEALK, from the coding sequence ATGGCTTCTAATAAGCAAGGGAACATAGCGAATTTCACCCCCACTAAAAGATTTTTTGTCGATATGCTCACGAGAGATATCGATTTAGAAGATGCTATTTTAGATTTGTTAGATAATTGCCTTGATGGCGTGGCCCGTAGCCAAAAAAAGAACCCCGATGAAATTAATTATCAAGGTTACGAAGTAAATATATCTTTTGATAAGAAGCACTTTATTATCGAAGATAACTGTGGCGGAATACCATCTGATAGTGCTGAGTATGCGTTTCGAATGGGAAGGCCATCAGACGCACCTGATGAAAAGCTGGCAACAGTAGGTGTCTATGGTATTGGTATGAAGCGATCTATTTTTAAAATGGGTCAGTATTGTGAAATTGAAACTCAACACTCAGTCGAAGATGCTTTTAAAGTTGTAATTGAAGAGAGCTGGCTTGCAAGCGATAAAGATTGGGAGATACCCATGCAGAAAACATTGTCTATGGATGATGTTTTTGGCACAAAAATAACAATTAAAAAGCTACATAAATCTGTAAGCGATGAGTTTTCAAGTAAAGCTTTTTCAACCAAATTAACTAATAAAGTAGTCTATGCATATAGCTATATAATCAACAAAGGATTTAGCGTAAAAATTAATGGAGCAAAAATAAACCCTAACCCAATTAATTTAAGGTATGAAGATATTGAGACAGCAGGAAGATCAATACAACCATATATATATAAAGCCACAATAGACGACGTAGAAGTTAAATTAATAGTCGGTTTTAATGCCCCACTAGTTACAGATGAAGTTGTAGAGCAAGAGAAAAAATCCCCTACAAGAAAGACCGAAAATGCGGGTTGGACAATAGTATGTAATGATCGCATTGTAGTATACAGAGATAAAACGGAACTTACTGGTTGGGGAACCGATTTTGCAAGATACCACACGCAATTTATTGGTATTAGCGGCATTGTCTATTTTAAGTCTAACTATCCAGAAAAATTACCAATCACTACGACTAAACGTGGCATAGATACAGGTTCACGCTTATTCCTTAAAATAAGAAAACATATTATTGAAGGTACAAAGATATTTATTGATTATACCAATAAGTGGAAAGGCAATGAGCTTATAAAGAAAAGCAACGAACGATTACAAAGCAGTAAAGAAGCTTCCCCACTTGAGATTATCGAAAAGTTTCAAAGCAATGAAGATAAATGGACTAAAGTTCAAAATAGAAAAGATGAAATTAAGTTTCGGCCAGAATTACCCGTGCCGGAATCTGTTTTAGAGAAAGCAAAAAAGCTGTCATTTAGTCGAAAAAGCGAAGATATAGAGCTAGTTGCTGATTACTTAAGTTTAGATGAAGGTTATACACCTACAGATGTAGGCGAAGCTTGCTTTGATTTTGTATACAAGGAAGCTTTAAAATGA
- a CDS encoding O-methyltransferase, producing the protein MSGSSLPYHLRTNKAIDRQIFFDLLNNLHLPSKLHLYKYISLGGPMLTDHQSLHYQLGLTKLESIERDEAAFSRQNFNKPFGCIDCTKTSIADYVLNFDEQEPVIVWLDYVDTKWRQQFNECYDLLSKLKEFDIFKVTFNANPDMLTGNNKEERLAKFKEKAASTYLSDNLIVNDVIPMDRLAQTIVDTFNSLADDAIDAASDLVFEPLTIFRYIDNRHQMLTITGVVLPRKEDSRADLIEKSHLNTWENLSSDWRDIHEINVPDLTFKERAVINQLLPADSYQELYGKLPFKLDKDDRKGLKAIANYIKYYRYMPHFQKLAM; encoded by the coding sequence ATGAGTGGAAGCAGCTTACCGTATCATTTAAGAACAAATAAGGCTATCGATAGACAGATATTCTTTGATTTACTCAATAATCTTCATTTGCCAAGTAAGCTTCATCTATACAAGTATATAAGCCTCGGTGGCCCAATGCTTACTGATCATCAGTCACTTCATTATCAATTAGGATTAACAAAGTTAGAGTCAATAGAAAGAGATGAAGCTGCTTTTAGCCGTCAAAATTTTAATAAGCCATTTGGTTGTATTGACTGTACAAAAACAAGTATTGCGGATTATGTTCTTAATTTCGATGAACAGGAGCCAGTAATTGTTTGGTTAGATTATGTTGATACCAAATGGAGGCAGCAGTTTAACGAGTGTTACGACTTATTATCTAAGCTCAAAGAGTTTGATATATTTAAAGTTACATTTAATGCAAACCCTGACATGCTTACTGGTAATAATAAAGAGGAGCGCCTTGCAAAATTTAAAGAAAAAGCGGCAAGTACCTATTTAAGTGATAATTTGATCGTAAATGATGTTATTCCTATGGATAGGTTAGCGCAAACCATAGTCGATACCTTTAATTCTCTTGCTGACGATGCCATAGATGCAGCTAGTGATCTTGTGTTTGAGCCTTTAACCATTTTTAGGTATATAGATAATCGTCATCAAATGCTAACGATTACAGGAGTAGTCTTACCTAGGAAAGAAGACTCTAGAGCGGATTTGATTGAAAAATCACATTTAAATACTTGGGAAAATCTATCTTCCGACTGGCGAGATATTCACGAAATTAATGTTCCAGATCTAACATTTAAAGAACGAGCTGTCATTAATCAGTTACTTCCAGCTGATTCATATCAAGAATTATACGGAAAACTTCCGTTTAAATTAGACAAGGATGATCGCAAAGGTTTAAAAGCGATCGCTAATTACATAAAGTACTATCGTTATATGCCACACTTTCAAAAGTTGGCAATGTAA
- the glmS gene encoding glutamine--fructose-6-phosphate transaminase (isomerizing): protein MCGIVGAVAERPVNKILIEGLKRLEYRGYDSAGVALCEGGALNSVKAVGKVVNLESALENAEVKGTTGIAHTRWATHGGVTEANAHPHISNSEIALVHNGIIENHEGLRAALKEDGYEFLSDTDTEVMVHLIHQLRQQHTTLLAAVQAAVKQLEGAYGTVLFDKANQDEIIVARSGSPLVIGLGLGENFIASDQLALLPVTRSFIFLEEGDVARITRETVEIFDINGNSVEREVVESNITQDASGKGEYRHYMLKEIYEQPMAVRNTLEGRLDNDRVSIDAFGDKANEIFKDVKHVQIIACGTSYHSGMVARYWLEQFAGVSCNVEIASEFRYRDSFVHENSLLVTISQSGETADTLAALRLAKEQGYMASMTICNVPGSSLVRESDLAFMTKAGAEIGVASTKAFTTQLVGLLMLTASIAQEKGRDQSAIVNAIKTLPTKLEETLSMADGIELLAEEFADKHHSLFLGRGSQYPIAMEGALKLKEISYIHAEAYAAGELKHGPLALIDADMPIIVVAPNNELLEKLKSNVEEVRARGGIIYVFADKDSNFASDDTMRVMNVNHVENIIAPVVYTIPLQLLSYYVAVIKGTDVDQPRNLAKSVTVE, encoded by the coding sequence ATGTGTGGAATTGTAGGCGCTGTTGCTGAGCGTCCAGTAAACAAAATTCTTATAGAAGGCCTAAAACGCCTTGAATACCGTGGTTATGACTCTGCGGGTGTCGCACTTTGCGAAGGCGGCGCACTCAACAGCGTGAAAGCCGTGGGTAAAGTGGTAAACCTAGAATCTGCGCTTGAAAATGCTGAAGTAAAAGGTACTACCGGTATCGCGCACACGCGCTGGGCAACACACGGTGGCGTAACAGAAGCTAACGCGCACCCGCATATTTCTAACAGCGAAATCGCATTGGTGCATAACGGTATTATTGAAAACCACGAAGGTTTGCGCGCGGCATTAAAAGAAGACGGCTACGAGTTTTTATCTGACACCGACACCGAAGTGATGGTGCACCTGATCCATCAACTCAGACAGCAACACACCACGTTACTCGCTGCCGTGCAAGCAGCGGTAAAACAGCTTGAAGGTGCATACGGCACGGTATTGTTTGACAAAGCAAACCAAGATGAAATCATCGTGGCACGCTCAGGCAGTCCACTGGTTATCGGTCTTGGCCTTGGTGAAAACTTTATTGCCTCTGATCAGCTTGCGCTATTACCAGTAACACGCAGCTTTATCTTCCTAGAAGAAGGCGATGTAGCACGCATTACTCGTGAAACGGTAGAAATCTTCGACATTAACGGCAATTCTGTAGAGCGCGAAGTGGTTGAGTCTAATATTACTCAGGATGCGTCGGGCAAAGGCGAATACCGCCACTACATGCTAAAAGAAATCTACGAGCAGCCAATGGCCGTACGTAATACACTTGAAGGCCGTTTAGACAACGATCGCGTTAGTATCGACGCATTTGGCGACAAAGCCAATGAAATCTTTAAAGATGTAAAACACGTACAGATCATCGCATGTGGTACGTCTTACCACTCAGGCATGGTGGCACGCTACTGGTTGGAGCAATTTGCAGGCGTAAGCTGTAACGTTGAAATCGCCTCAGAATTTCGCTACCGCGACTCATTTGTGCATGAAAATAGTCTATTGGTAACCATTTCACAATCAGGTGAAACCGCAGACACGCTCGCGGCACTGCGTCTTGCCAAAGAGCAAGGCTATATGGCCTCAATGACCATCTGTAACGTACCAGGCTCATCACTTGTACGTGAGTCAGATCTTGCCTTTATGACCAAAGCCGGCGCTGAAATTGGGGTGGCATCAACCAAAGCATTCACGACTCAATTAGTTGGCTTATTGATGCTAACTGCGTCAATCGCGCAGGAAAAAGGCCGTGACCAAAGTGCAATCGTCAACGCCATCAAAACCCTGCCAACCAAGCTTGAAGAAACCCTAAGCATGGCTGACGGCATTGAGTTACTGGCAGAAGAATTCGCCGACAAGCACCACTCACTATTCCTAGGCCGTGGTTCACAATACCCAATCGCAATGGAAGGTGCGCTTAAGCTAAAAGAGATCTCTTACATCCACGCCGAAGCTTATGCGGCAGGCGAGCTAAAACACGGGCCGCTCGCGCTTATCGACGCAGATATGCCTATCATCGTCGTTGCACCAAACAACGAGCTGCTTGAAAAGCTCAAATCAAACGTTGAAGAAGTACGCGCACGCGGCGGCATCATCTATGTATTTGCAGACAAAGACTCAAACTTTGCCTCAGACGACACCATGCGAGTAATGAACGTCAACCACGTAGAAAACATCATCGCCCCAGTGGTTTACACAATCCCACTACAGCTACTTTCATACTATGTAGCCGTGATCAAAGGCACCGATGTTGACCAGCCGAGAAACCTCGCAAAGAGTGTAACGGTAGAATAA
- a CDS encoding DeoR/GlpR family DNA-binding transcription regulator, whose protein sequence is MTKRNTQQRRHTILSWVNEYGEVSVESLAAEFETSEVTIRKDLTALEKSGLLLRRYGGAIALPKEITASGKDEQDSVRKTAIAKAAAELIKDHNRIIIDSGRTTETLIPELAQKRGLVVMTNAMNIANRLLSLENEPTLLMTGGTWDPHSESFQGQVAEQVLQSYDFDQLFIGADGIDVERGTTTFNELIGLSRVMAKSAREVIVMVESDKIGRKIPNLEIPWAQITTLITDNNLADDLRQAIEARGIQLICAELHTTCK, encoded by the coding sequence ATGACTAAACGAAACACTCAACAGCGCAGACATACCATTCTTTCATGGGTAAATGAATACGGTGAAGTAAGCGTAGAATCACTCGCCGCTGAGTTTGAAACGTCAGAAGTTACGATTCGTAAGGATTTAACAGCACTAGAAAAAAGTGGCCTGTTACTACGCCGCTATGGCGGTGCGATAGCCCTTCCGAAAGAGATCACTGCATCAGGTAAAGACGAGCAAGACTCGGTACGCAAAACGGCCATTGCCAAAGCGGCCGCTGAACTGATTAAAGATCACAATCGCATCATTATTGATAGCGGCAGAACCACCGAAACCCTAATTCCAGAGCTTGCGCAAAAGCGCGGCTTAGTCGTGATGACCAATGCAATGAATATCGCTAATCGATTGTTATCACTGGAGAATGAACCAACCTTATTGATGACCGGCGGGACGTGGGATCCGCACTCAGAATCCTTTCAAGGGCAAGTAGCAGAGCAAGTACTGCAATCCTATGACTTTGATCAGCTTTTTATTGGTGCCGATGGCATTGATGTAGAGCGCGGCACAACCACATTCAACGAATTAATTGGACTGAGCCGTGTGATGGCAAAGTCAGCCCGTGAAGTGATTGTGATGGTCGAATCCGACAAGATTGGCCGTAAAATTCCAAATTTAGAAATACCTTGGGCACAGATCACCACTTTGATCACTGACAACAACTTGGCCGATGACCTCCGCCAAGCGATCGAAGCGCGTGGCATACAACTTATCTGTGCTGAACTACACACAACGTGCAAATAA